The segment GCCAAATCGGTTGATCCTGCTTTTTTCTCTCCAATTGTTGCTCTGCTGTGAAAATTATCCGCATTGGATTTCCACCGACCATGCTGCCAGCTGGTACATCTTTATGCACAAGTGTTGCTGCAGAAACGATTGCATTATCCCCAATTTTTACACCAGGTAAAATCGTTGAATTTGCCCCAATCATGACGCGACTCCCAATTTCAACATCCCCGAGACGATATTCCTCAATCAAATACTCATGCGCTAAAATGGTCGTATTAAAGCCAATGACTGTATTATCGCCGATTGAAATACGCTCTGGAAACATCGTATCAGGCATAACCATTAGCGCAATGGATGTTTGCTTACCTATGCGCATCCCTAAAAAGGTACGATATAGCCAATTTTTCATAGACAAAAAGGGCACAAAACGTCCTATTTGAATAATGATAAAACACTTCATCACCTTCCAAAAGGATACTGTTTTATAAATATTCCAAAGTGAATTCGCTCCGTCTACGCGATAGCGCTCCGTCCTTCTCATATTTAATCCCCTTTCACAATTTCGATTAAATCATGCATATGTTGGAGCATATAATCTGGATTAAATTGCTGTAAAAATAATTCTCCTTTTGCAGACCAAGCGACTCCCGCCGTTCGTACCCCGGCATTTTGGCCTCCCTCAATATCATGCGAATTATCACCAATCATAATCGCTTGTTCTTTCGTTACACCTAATTTTTGCAAT is part of the Solibacillus sp. FSL K6-1523 genome and harbors:
- a CDS encoding acyltransferase; the encoded protein is MRRTERYRVDGANSLWNIYKTVSFWKVMKCFIIIQIGRFVPFLSMKNWLYRTFLGMRIGKQTSIALMVMPDTMFPERISIGDNTVIGFNTTILAHEYLIEEYRLGDVEIGSRVMIGANSTILPGVKIGDNAIVSAATLVHKDVPAGSMVGGNPMRIIFTAEQQLERKKQDQPIWHNKK